A stretch of the Dehalococcoidia bacterium genome encodes the following:
- the dnaN gene encoding DNA polymerase III subunit beta: MKLTCLQENLSKGLGIVGRAVATRTTLPITSNILLVTEKSRLKLAATNLEIAISCWLGAKVEEKGAITIPARLLTDFVNSLPNDKIEINLSQGTNTMELKCTRFEGRINGVDADEFPPIPTIGEGVTTRIDPEALRLAIAQVVFAAATEETRPVLTGIHSAFDGNTLTLAAADGFRLAVHKAPLAEPVAERIEIIIPARALSELQRLITDQEEPVELTINPNRSQVLFRLKDVEMVSQLIQRTFPNYNQLIPEGYTTRAEVSLAEFTRATKPAAIFAREGSAIVRLQVVPGEELTPGKIVLSARTEEVGDNIGEVDATVEGEEVKIAFNSKYLSDVLGVLHEDRVTLDVTTSSSPGVFRPVGVENYTHVIMPMFVQW, encoded by the coding sequence ATGAAGTTAACATGTCTTCAGGAGAATCTTAGTAAGGGCTTGGGCATTGTGGGGAGAGCGGTGGCCACCAGGACAACCCTGCCGATCACAAGTAACATTCTTTTGGTCACCGAAAAGTCCCGCCTCAAGCTGGCGGCTACCAATCTGGAGATCGCGATCAGTTGCTGGCTGGGTGCCAAGGTGGAAGAGAAGGGTGCGATCACCATCCCGGCACGACTTCTCACCGACTTTGTCAACTCCTTGCCCAATGACAAGATCGAGATTAACCTTTCGCAAGGGACCAACACCATGGAGCTTAAGTGCACTCGCTTTGAGGGGCGCATTAACGGTGTAGATGCTGATGAGTTCCCCCCGATACCAACGATAGGGGAGGGGGTGACGACAAGGATCGATCCCGAGGCGCTTCGACTGGCGATAGCCCAGGTGGTTTTTGCTGCAGCTACCGAGGAAACGCGGCCGGTGCTTACCGGCATTCACAGTGCGTTCGATGGCAATACACTTACACTGGCCGCTGCCGATGGCTTCAGGCTTGCGGTGCATAAGGCGCCCCTGGCGGAGCCTGTGGCGGAGCGAATCGAGATAATAATCCCGGCGCGTGCCCTAAGCGAGCTTCAGCGCCTTATCACCGATCAGGAGGAGCCGGTTGAGCTAACCATCAACCCCAATAGGAGCCAGGTGCTCTTTCGTCTAAAGGATGTGGAGATGGTATCGCAACTTATACAGCGGACCTTCCCCAATTATAATCAGCTCATCCCGGAGGGCTATACTACACGAGCCGAGGTGAGTCTTGCCGAATTCACCAGGGCAACGAAACCCGCTGCTATCTTCGCTCGCGAGGGGAGCGCCATTGTGCGTCTCCAGGTAGTCCCTGGCGAGGAGCTAACACCAGGAAAGATCGTGCTCTCTGCTCGCACTGAGGAGGTTGGGGACAACATCGGTGAGGTAGATGCCACTGTGGAGGGGGAAGAGGTCAAGATTGCCTTTAACAGCAAGTATCTCTCCGATGTGCTGGGGGTGCTTCATGAGGATCGGGTTACCCTGGACGTCACCACTTCCTCAAGCCCGGGGGTGTTCCGACCGGTGGGCG